One Granulicella sp. 5B5 DNA window includes the following coding sequences:
- a CDS encoding alpha/beta hydrolase: MKNRGLALTAFFFAATLATATLVPAAHAQATILPLWPHATPEPPQTTEPEIDTTKPTDALFNGKRSQRLTNVTVPTISVYPAPPSNNTGVAALVFPGGGYVRLAWNGEGTDTCDWLNHIGVTCLLVKYRVPQPTGAAGHYPADPSDLEDAQQAMRLARAHAAEWHINAERIGVIGFSAGGNLAVLLSTHPDDVHVLSTPAAPDVPTINGTPRPAKPAFAIIGYPAYLAVPPAETELDSVYTPNKFTPPTFLIQAENDKNYGRNALVYYRALMDAHVPAELHYFATGGHGFGIDPSHTPEEHWTHLATFWMHTTGILPSEPHHEPHSPGPGLGSSPSNGQAQPCTMDTLPPQSPNHPAHPNPNNTDNPCPQ, encoded by the coding sequence ATGAAAAACCGGGGCCTTGCACTCACCGCTTTCTTCTTCGCCGCCACGCTTGCCACAGCCACGCTCGTTCCGGCCGCCCACGCCCAGGCCACCATCCTTCCGCTCTGGCCTCACGCCACGCCCGAGCCGCCACAGACCACCGAACCCGAGATCGACACCACCAAGCCCACCGACGCGCTCTTCAACGGCAAGCGCTCCCAGCGGCTCACCAACGTCACCGTTCCGACCATCAGCGTCTACCCGGCGCCTCCCAGCAACAACACCGGCGTCGCCGCGCTCGTCTTCCCCGGCGGCGGCTACGTCCGTCTCGCCTGGAACGGCGAAGGCACCGACACCTGCGACTGGCTCAACCACATCGGCGTCACCTGCCTCCTCGTCAAGTACCGCGTCCCCCAGCCCACCGGAGCTGCCGGCCACTACCCCGCCGATCCCTCCGACCTCGAAGACGCGCAGCAGGCCATGCGTCTCGCCCGCGCCCACGCCGCCGAGTGGCACATCAACGCCGAACGCATCGGCGTCATCGGCTTCTCCGCTGGCGGCAACCTCGCCGTCCTCCTCAGCACGCACCCCGACGACGTCCACGTCCTCTCCACTCCCGCCGCACCCGACGTCCCCACCATCAACGGCACACCGCGCCCGGCCAAGCCCGCCTTCGCCATCATCGGCTACCCGGCCTACCTCGCTGTTCCGCCTGCTGAAACCGAGCTCGATTCCGTCTACACCCCCAACAAGTTCACCCCGCCAACCTTCCTCATCCAGGCTGAAAACGACAAGAACTACGGCCGCAACGCCCTCGTCTACTACCGCGCCCTCATGGACGCCCACGTCCCCGCCGAGCTCCACTACTTCGCCACCGGCGGCCACGGCTTCGGCATCGACCCATCGCACACACCCGAGGAGCACTGGACTCATCTCGCCACCTTCTGGATGCACACCACCGGCATCCTCCCCAGCGAACCCCATCACGAGCCCCACAGCCCCGGCCCCGGCCTTGGCTCTTCACCCTCCAACGGCCAGGCCCAGCCCTGCACCATGGACACACTGCCACCCCAATCCCCCAACCACCCCGCCCACCCCAACCCTAACAACACCGACAACCCCTGCCCACAGTAG
- the murF gene encoding UDP-N-acetylmuramoyl-tripeptide--D-alanyl-D-alanine ligase yields MKLTLGQIADWTHAEGVFDTSAEAVGYSIDSRTIGAGELFFAVTGERVDGHEYVEAALSDGAAAAVVSMRWLAPSTMDEAKLLRVPDGEECVLRAMQRLANRVRRAWGGRVIGVTGSAGKTTTKECIAEVLSTKYKVLKTEGNLNNHFGVPLMLLRLEPEHEVAVLEMGMNHAGEITALTKIAEPDWAVVSNVGMAHAEFFSDGIEGIARAKKELVDALPEDGIAFLNGDDERVRAFGKGMGERAVFYGTSEGCDVRATDVEDHGFNGTEFLLGEGGESFRMILRLPGRHNVLNALAALAVGMRSEVSELEAIGALESMRPTEKRGNVLQWNGAEIVNDTYNSNPTALKSMIAALARTEAKRRVLVAGEMLELGAEGVRLHKECGEAVADAGVDVVIGVRGLAMEIVKAARAHGVAAEFMESPEAAGEWLKENLRAGDVVLLKASRGVQLERALAALEL; encoded by the coding sequence GTGAAGCTGACGCTGGGGCAGATTGCGGATTGGACTCATGCTGAGGGCGTGTTCGATACGAGCGCGGAGGCGGTGGGGTACTCGATCGATTCGCGGACGATTGGTGCGGGTGAGCTGTTCTTTGCGGTGACAGGTGAACGTGTGGATGGGCATGAGTATGTGGAGGCGGCGCTGTCGGATGGCGCTGCCGCTGCCGTGGTGAGCATGCGCTGGCTGGCTCCGTCGACGATGGATGAGGCGAAGCTGCTACGTGTCCCTGATGGAGAAGAGTGCGTGCTGCGTGCGATGCAGAGGCTGGCGAACCGCGTGCGCAGGGCTTGGGGCGGCCGTGTGATCGGGGTGACGGGGTCGGCCGGGAAGACGACGACGAAGGAGTGCATTGCCGAGGTGCTGAGCACGAAGTACAAGGTGCTGAAGACCGAGGGGAATTTGAATAACCACTTTGGCGTTCCGTTGATGCTGCTGCGGCTGGAGCCGGAGCATGAGGTCGCCGTGCTGGAGATGGGGATGAACCATGCGGGCGAGATTACGGCGCTGACGAAGATTGCGGAGCCGGACTGGGCGGTGGTGTCGAATGTGGGGATGGCCCATGCGGAGTTCTTCAGCGATGGGATTGAAGGGATCGCTCGCGCGAAGAAGGAGCTTGTTGACGCGTTGCCGGAGGATGGGATTGCGTTTCTGAATGGCGATGATGAACGGGTGCGCGCGTTTGGCAAGGGGATGGGTGAGCGTGCGGTGTTCTATGGCACGAGTGAAGGCTGCGATGTGCGGGCGACGGATGTTGAGGACCACGGGTTCAATGGGACGGAGTTTCTGCTGGGCGAGGGCGGCGAATCGTTTCGGATGATTCTGCGCTTGCCGGGACGGCACAATGTTCTGAACGCACTTGCAGCGCTGGCGGTGGGGATGCGGAGCGAGGTGAGTGAACTGGAGGCGATTGGCGCGCTGGAGAGTATGCGGCCGACGGAGAAGCGCGGGAATGTGCTGCAGTGGAATGGCGCAGAGATTGTGAATGACACGTACAACTCGAACCCGACGGCGCTGAAGTCGATGATTGCGGCGCTGGCGCGGACGGAGGCGAAGCGGCGTGTGCTGGTTGCGGGCGAGATGCTGGAGCTGGGCGCGGAGGGCGTACGGCTGCATAAGGAGTGCGGTGAGGCCGTGGCGGATGCGGGTGTCGATGTGGTGATTGGCGTGCGTGGATTGGCGATGGAGATTGTGAAAGCTGCGCGGGCGCATGGAGTGGCTGCTGAGTTTATGGAGAGCCCTGAGGCCGCGGGTGAGTGGTTGAAAGAGAACCTGCGGGCGGGCGATGTGGTGCTGCTGAAGGCCTCGCGCGGGGTGCAGCTAGAGCGCGCGCTGGCCGCGCTGGAGCTATAG
- the rsmH gene encoding 16S rRNA (cytosine(1402)-N(4))-methyltransferase RsmH, with amino-acid sequence MAEPQHVPVLLEESLTYLNVRRGGVVCDATLGFAGHSSAIAKRLGPEGKLIAFDRDEQAMARAKARLAALAEEIGSEMPVVEFVPRPFSEIAEVIEPGTLDGLLADFGVSSMQLDEAHRGFSFRSDGPLDMRMDPRSELTAEQVVNQADEEELANLIYEYGEERRSRRIARAIVRARPVTTTAELARIVAGCAPPIKGEKIHPATRTFQALRIRVNDELGEIQSLLKSAGSLLKPEGRVVLISFHSLEDRLVKDKFKEAAKDGSLEVLTKKPVVASEQESLRNPRSRSAKLRAAEKTTGRDKKNVHAKYVK; translated from the coding sequence ATGGCTGAACCGCAACATGTACCGGTTCTTTTAGAAGAAAGCTTGACGTATTTGAATGTGCGCCGGGGCGGCGTGGTTTGTGATGCGACGCTCGGATTCGCGGGCCACTCTTCTGCCATTGCGAAGAGGCTGGGGCCTGAGGGCAAGCTGATCGCGTTCGACCGCGATGAGCAGGCGATGGCGAGAGCGAAGGCGAGGCTCGCAGCGCTGGCCGAAGAGATTGGCAGCGAGATGCCGGTGGTTGAGTTTGTGCCACGGCCGTTCTCGGAGATTGCCGAGGTGATTGAGCCCGGTACGCTGGATGGGTTACTTGCGGACTTTGGCGTGAGCAGCATGCAGCTGGATGAGGCGCACAGAGGATTCAGTTTCCGGTCGGATGGACCGCTGGACATGCGGATGGATCCGCGCAGCGAGTTGACGGCCGAACAAGTGGTAAATCAGGCGGACGAAGAAGAGCTCGCAAACCTGATTTACGAATACGGAGAGGAAAGGAGGTCGCGGAGAATCGCCAGAGCAATTGTGCGGGCGCGGCCGGTAACGACGACAGCAGAGCTTGCTCGCATCGTTGCCGGCTGTGCCCCGCCAATCAAAGGCGAGAAGATCCATCCGGCGACGAGGACTTTCCAGGCGCTGCGTATTCGAGTGAATGATGAGCTGGGCGAGATTCAATCGCTGCTGAAGAGCGCGGGGTCTCTGTTGAAGCCGGAAGGTCGAGTGGTATTGATCAGCTTCCACTCGCTGGAAGACCGGCTGGTGAAGGACAAGTTTAAAGAGGCGGCGAAGGACGGGAGCCTCGAGGTGTTGACGAAGAAGCCGGTGGTGGCGAGCGAGCAAGAGTCGCTGAGGAACCCACGGTCAAGAAGCGCGAAGTTGCGGGCGGCGGAGAAGACCACAGGCCGGGACAAGAAAAACGTTCACGCAAAGTACGTGAAGTAA
- the mraY gene encoding phospho-N-acetylmuramoyl-pentapeptide-transferase, with product MLYWLLYQKLFPYFRLFRIFRYVTFRCVFASLTALLIGMLIGPFVIERLREFQIGQYIREDGPQSHQKKGGTPTMGGVLICIAIVVPTLLWSDLSNPLVWLVVLSTLGFAAIGFADDYIKVVKKRNLGLTSRQKLALQFLASAAVAVTLLWLGARGDYSTRLIVPFAKGFRPNLIIDSLRHVPYIWPLAFAPFVLFVMLVITGSSNAVNLTDGLDGLAIGCTIIAAGALTMLTYVSGHVVFSDYLELQRMPLVSELTIYCGAMVGASIGFLWYNAHPAEIFMGDVGSLMLGGAIATVAVVIKQELLLPFIGGVFIMEALSVILQVGSYKLRGGKRIFKMAPIHHHFELLGWSESKVIARFWIMALVFALFALTTLKLR from the coding sequence TTGCTCTATTGGCTGCTCTACCAGAAGCTGTTTCCATACTTTCGGTTGTTTCGCATCTTTCGCTATGTGACGTTTCGATGTGTGTTTGCGAGCCTGACGGCGCTGCTGATCGGGATGCTGATTGGGCCGTTTGTGATTGAACGGCTGCGAGAGTTTCAGATTGGGCAGTACATCCGCGAAGACGGGCCGCAGAGTCACCAGAAGAAAGGTGGCACGCCGACGATGGGCGGGGTGCTGATCTGCATTGCGATTGTGGTGCCTACGCTGTTGTGGAGCGACCTGAGCAATCCGCTGGTGTGGCTGGTGGTGTTGTCGACGCTGGGGTTTGCGGCGATTGGATTTGCGGACGACTATATCAAAGTGGTGAAGAAGCGGAACCTGGGGCTGACGAGCCGGCAGAAGCTGGCGCTGCAGTTTCTGGCGAGCGCGGCGGTGGCGGTGACGCTGCTGTGGCTGGGTGCGCGGGGCGACTACTCGACGCGGTTGATTGTGCCGTTTGCGAAGGGGTTCAGGCCGAACCTGATCATTGACAGCTTGCGGCATGTGCCGTACATCTGGCCGTTGGCGTTTGCTCCGTTTGTGCTGTTTGTGATGCTGGTGATTACAGGTTCGAGCAATGCGGTGAACCTGACCGATGGGCTGGATGGACTGGCGATTGGGTGCACGATTATTGCCGCCGGTGCATTGACGATGCTGACGTATGTGAGCGGGCATGTGGTGTTCAGCGACTATCTTGAGCTGCAGCGCATGCCGCTGGTGAGCGAGCTGACGATCTACTGCGGGGCGATGGTTGGGGCTTCGATTGGGTTCCTTTGGTACAACGCGCATCCGGCGGAGATTTTTATGGGGGATGTGGGGTCGCTGATGTTGGGTGGCGCGATTGCGACGGTGGCGGTGGTGATCAAGCAGGAGCTGCTGCTGCCGTTCATCGGCGGCGTGTTCATCATGGAGGCGCTGAGCGTGATTCTGCAGGTGGGCAGTTATAAGCTGCGCGGCGGGAAGCGTATCTTCAAGATGGCTCCGATCCACCATCATTTTGAGCTGCTGGGTTGGAGCGAGAGCAAGGTGATTGCGCGGTTCTGGATTATGGCGCTGGTGTTTGCGCTGTTTGCGCTGACGACGTTGAAGCTGAGGTAG
- a CDS encoding division/cell wall cluster transcriptional repressor MraZ, whose translation MFRGSHIARVDEKGRLKVPAEFKRLLDEKYGATFFITSFDGERAEIFPMQEWEKIEAEMATRTSSPQKAKFLEVTNYYGQVVEMDGQGRLLLPQNLRDKAGLAGDLAVMGLQTRLSAVNDEQQVARLKAAPLTGDDFAALAIPGV comes from the coding sequence GTGTTTCGCGGGAGCCACATTGCTCGGGTTGATGAGAAGGGGAGATTAAAAGTCCCCGCCGAGTTCAAGCGCCTGCTGGACGAGAAGTATGGAGCGACGTTTTTTATCACGAGCTTCGACGGTGAGCGGGCAGAGATTTTTCCGATGCAGGAGTGGGAGAAGATCGAGGCCGAGATGGCTACCCGGACGTCGAGCCCGCAGAAGGCGAAGTTCCTTGAAGTGACGAACTACTACGGCCAGGTGGTGGAGATGGATGGCCAGGGCCGGTTGTTACTGCCACAGAACCTGCGGGACAAAGCAGGGCTGGCAGGCGACCTGGCGGTGATGGGTTTGCAGACGAGGTTGTCTGCAGTGAACGACGAGCAGCAGGTTGCGCGGTTGAAGGCTGCTCCGCTGACGGGCGATGACTTTGCGGCACTGGCGATTCCGGGTGTGTAG
- a CDS encoding UDP-N-acetylmuramoyl-L-alanyl-D-glutamate--2,6-diaminopimelate ligase, translating to MKWSEAVAAVRTVEVAGRGDVDVRGVQYDSRRVSGGDVFVAMRGGTTDGNRYIDAAIMKGAAAVVTDSREVFDELRERQPELAVALVEHGRRALAEVSAEVFGHPERVLKLSAVTGTNGKTTTAFLLEQMLQSVGRKCVLLGTIETHVAGVVRESEHTTPESRDVLALFYEGVRAGCTEAVMEMSSHALDQERVWGLPVDVAMFTNLTQDHLDYHGTMERYAEAKARLFAGAGAPPPQVAVINCDDPYEETMCREFCGETLMTYGVDEGDWRAEEIELGAGLTRFVWRTPQGAVRIESPLTGRVNVYNLMAAACAAFARGLTMKEIAKAAGSLKQVPGRFEVVPGSREAGFTVVVDYAHTDDALKNLIALARDLVKEQRGRVITVFGCGGDRDRTKRPKMGRVAAKGSDLVVVTSDNPRSEEPMAIVAEVLAGVRETDTACVVEADRAKAIEMAIRAAGPGDIVLLAGKGHEKVQIFADGAVPFDDVAEAARVLKSEVHA from the coding sequence ATGAAGTGGAGCGAAGCGGTTGCGGCGGTGCGGACGGTGGAAGTCGCGGGGCGCGGCGATGTGGATGTGCGGGGCGTGCAGTATGACTCGCGGCGGGTGAGCGGTGGTGATGTGTTTGTTGCGATGCGCGGTGGGACTACGGATGGGAACCGGTATATCGACGCCGCGATTATGAAGGGGGCCGCGGCGGTAGTGACGGACTCGCGTGAGGTGTTTGACGAGCTGCGGGAGCGGCAGCCGGAGCTTGCGGTTGCACTGGTAGAGCACGGGCGGCGCGCGCTGGCTGAGGTGAGTGCGGAGGTCTTTGGACATCCTGAGCGGGTGTTGAAGCTGAGTGCGGTGACGGGGACGAATGGGAAGACGACGACGGCGTTTCTGCTGGAGCAGATGCTGCAGAGCGTGGGGCGGAAGTGCGTGCTGCTGGGGACGATTGAGACGCATGTTGCGGGCGTGGTGCGGGAGAGTGAACATACGACTCCGGAGAGCCGCGATGTGCTGGCGCTGTTTTATGAAGGGGTACGTGCGGGTTGCACGGAAGCTGTGATGGAGATGAGCAGCCATGCGCTGGACCAGGAGCGCGTGTGGGGGCTGCCGGTGGATGTGGCTATGTTCACGAACCTGACGCAGGACCATCTGGATTATCACGGGACGATGGAGCGGTATGCGGAGGCGAAGGCTCGGCTGTTTGCCGGTGCTGGTGCGCCGCCGCCGCAGGTGGCGGTGATCAACTGCGATGATCCGTATGAAGAGACGATGTGCCGGGAGTTCTGCGGTGAGACGTTGATGACCTATGGTGTGGATGAAGGCGATTGGCGTGCTGAGGAGATCGAGTTGGGCGCGGGGCTGACGCGGTTTGTGTGGAGGACGCCGCAGGGGGCTGTAAGGATAGAGTCGCCGCTGACGGGGCGCGTGAATGTGTACAACCTGATGGCGGCTGCGTGTGCGGCTTTTGCACGCGGGCTCACGATGAAGGAGATTGCGAAAGCCGCCGGGAGTTTGAAGCAGGTGCCGGGAAGGTTTGAGGTGGTGCCGGGGTCGCGGGAGGCAGGGTTTACGGTGGTGGTGGACTATGCGCATACGGATGATGCTTTGAAGAACCTGATTGCGCTGGCGCGCGATCTTGTGAAGGAGCAGCGCGGGCGTGTGATTACGGTGTTTGGATGCGGCGGCGATCGCGACCGGACGAAGCGGCCGAAGATGGGGCGTGTTGCGGCGAAGGGCAGTGATCTAGTGGTGGTGACGAGTGATAATCCTCGGAGCGAGGAGCCGATGGCGATTGTTGCGGAGGTGCTGGCTGGCGTTCGCGAGACCGATACGGCTTGTGTGGTGGAGGCTGATCGAGCGAAGGCGATTGAGATGGCGATCCGTGCTGCGGGGCCGGGAGATATTGTCCTGCTAGCGGGCAAGGGGCATGAGAAGGTGCAGATCTTTGCGGATGGTGCCGTCCCGTTTGATGATGTGGCCGAGGCCGCACGAGTGTTGAAGAGCGAGGTGCATGCGTGA
- a CDS encoding cell division protein FtsL: protein MATMVIGHEMEMQGRVAVRPASAVRRAQSVAEKNRELLEQQRAYRRGPTPEMFFAKYIDNTRLKKEDDPARQREMRRFTVVMGLFFMLTMVYVWQHFSAIEVGYNVEAQKHQVQLLREDNRQLQLSEAELSDPGRIDALARQLGMQQPMPGQVVREDARQDGSVLAQAHVPAMGR from the coding sequence ATGGCGACGATGGTGATCGGACATGAGATGGAGATGCAGGGCCGCGTTGCCGTGCGTCCGGCGAGTGCGGTGCGGCGCGCGCAGAGCGTGGCCGAGAAGAACCGCGAACTGCTGGAACAGCAGCGTGCGTATCGCCGTGGGCCGACGCCGGAGATGTTCTTTGCGAAGTACATCGATAACACGCGGCTGAAGAAAGAGGACGACCCGGCGAGGCAGCGCGAGATGCGCCGTTTCACGGTGGTGATGGGCCTGTTCTTCATGCTGACGATGGTGTACGTGTGGCAGCACTTTTCGGCGATCGAGGTGGGCTACAACGTAGAGGCGCAGAAGCACCAGGTGCAACTGCTTCGCGAAGACAACCGCCAGCTGCAGCTGAGCGAGGCCGAGTTGAGCGATCCGGGACGGATTGATGCGCTGGCTCGGCAGCTGGGCATGCAGCAGCCGATGCCCGGACAGGTGGTACGTGAAGATGCGCGGCAGGATGGATCGGTGCTGGCGCAGGCGCACGTGCCGGCGATGGGGAGATAA
- a CDS encoding DUF2127 domain-containing protein, which yields MTVKDELARLGSREDHAQGLLLVGLFKLTKFVFFAAVGVGALHLIHKNLGDEVLRLTEALRLGPESHVASFLMDKADLIDHHQLRQASLFAFLYSALCLIEGIGLMMRRVWAEYFTVTLTVLGLPWEAFELVKRASWLKVGVMAVNVVVLLYLLWVLKRKREFEGQVNVAGQANLRG from the coding sequence ATGACGGTGAAAGATGAACTCGCGCGGCTGGGTAGCCGCGAGGACCATGCGCAGGGGCTTCTGTTGGTGGGACTGTTCAAGCTGACGAAGTTTGTGTTTTTTGCTGCCGTGGGCGTGGGCGCGCTGCACCTGATCCACAAGAACCTGGGTGACGAGGTGCTGCGGCTGACGGAGGCGCTGCGGCTGGGGCCGGAGAGCCATGTGGCGTCGTTCCTGATGGACAAGGCCGATTTGATCGATCATCACCAGTTGAGGCAGGCGAGTCTGTTTGCGTTTTTGTACTCGGCGCTGTGCCTGATTGAGGGCATAGGGCTGATGATGCGGCGGGTGTGGGCGGAGTACTTTACCGTGACGCTGACGGTGCTGGGGCTGCCGTGGGAGGCCTTTGAGCTGGTGAAGCGGGCGTCGTGGCTGAAGGTGGGAGTGATGGCGGTGAATGTGGTGGTGCTGCTGTATCTGCTGTGGGTGCTGAAGCGGAAGCGGGAGTTCGAGGGGCAAGTAAATGTGGCAGGACAAGCAAACCTCAGGGGCTAA
- a CDS encoding penicillin-binding protein, whose amino-acid sequence MKKPPRKTLTAPIRRVRFVWVAFFFCVWTVAIGSRLMWLQVVRHSEFLERAQRQQQRTFEVAPRRGVLYDRNLRELAMTVLVDSIYAVPSELGDNKASDAQILAKIVHVDPKDRFTSEPQIEARLDAQRNFAWVARKVDADTASRVRELNLKGIYFQKEFKRFYPNGEEAAQMLGYVGTDDDGLGGMELKFDSVLHGQPGHVLTAIDAKRHVMGSEERDPQPGENLVLTIDSNIQYMAERALDAQMAKVKALHGTIVVQDPNTGQILALAVSPRFNPNDRHHMDAELLTNRAVSDVYEPGSTFKLVTYSAAVDAAGVEPTDIVDCQGGSINLYGRIIHDDKSDMGMGKVTVERALEKSSDVAAVKLALKLGPQKFYDYMRAYGFGQRTGIELPSETRGLLRPPRRWSATSIGSLAIGQEVGVTPVQLVTMVSTIANGGMYLPPHVLMQETDEQKGDPKLKPVAFHPETSLPMQLPEGAHRVISERSSAKMRMMMQGIVQEGTGTPAQLNGYSSAGKTGTAQKFDRETHSYSHTKLVASFAGFAPVNHPAISVAVVIDTPTVGSLYGTTVSAPVFREVAQEVLEYLGVPHDQPLKTQQQMMLAEKTTDADDVPDEQVGDLTAMFDAVNSLPPDDPLRQPANAAAMAENAQMDAAKELAKENAPAPQHGWWTLPDKVLTAFHANGDTTSVMPDAGEGAPKVQPPEVRPAVQQNKDAVLVDAGKRVAVPDFTGQALRDVVENSERAGLHVQTVGSGVAHDQAPVAGTMVPLGTAVVVRFTR is encoded by the coding sequence ATGAAGAAACCGCCGCGCAAGACACTGACCGCACCGATCCGCCGAGTGCGCTTTGTCTGGGTGGCGTTTTTCTTTTGCGTGTGGACGGTGGCGATTGGGTCGAGGCTGATGTGGCTGCAGGTGGTGCGGCACTCGGAGTTTTTAGAGCGCGCGCAGAGGCAGCAGCAGCGAACGTTTGAGGTGGCCCCGAGGCGCGGTGTGCTGTACGACCGCAACCTGCGCGAACTGGCGATGACGGTGCTGGTGGACAGCATCTATGCGGTGCCGAGCGAGCTGGGCGACAACAAGGCGAGCGATGCGCAGATTCTGGCGAAGATTGTGCATGTGGACCCGAAGGACCGGTTCACGAGCGAGCCACAGATTGAAGCGCGGCTGGATGCGCAGCGGAACTTTGCGTGGGTGGCGCGCAAGGTGGATGCCGACACGGCAAGCCGCGTGCGCGAGTTGAACCTGAAGGGAATCTACTTTCAGAAGGAGTTCAAACGCTTTTATCCGAATGGAGAAGAGGCGGCGCAGATGCTGGGGTATGTGGGCACTGACGATGACGGGCTCGGCGGGATGGAGCTGAAGTTCGATTCGGTGCTGCATGGACAGCCGGGGCATGTGCTGACGGCGATCGATGCCAAGCGGCATGTGATGGGATCTGAGGAGCGCGACCCGCAGCCGGGCGAGAACCTGGTGCTGACGATCGACTCGAACATACAGTACATGGCGGAGCGCGCGCTGGATGCGCAGATGGCGAAGGTAAAGGCGCTGCACGGCACGATCGTGGTGCAGGACCCGAATACGGGGCAAATCCTGGCGCTGGCGGTGAGCCCTCGGTTCAATCCGAATGATCGTCACCACATGGATGCGGAGTTGCTGACGAACCGCGCGGTGAGCGATGTGTATGAGCCGGGATCGACGTTCAAGCTGGTGACGTACTCGGCTGCGGTGGATGCGGCGGGTGTGGAGCCGACTGACATTGTCGACTGCCAGGGCGGGAGCATTAATTTGTATGGGCGCATTATCCATGACGACAAATCGGACATGGGGATGGGCAAGGTGACGGTGGAGCGCGCGCTGGAGAAGTCGAGCGACGTGGCGGCGGTGAAGCTGGCGCTGAAGCTGGGGCCGCAGAAGTTTTACGACTACATGAGGGCGTATGGGTTTGGTCAGCGCACGGGGATTGAGCTGCCGAGCGAGACGCGCGGTCTGCTGCGGCCGCCGAGACGGTGGAGTGCGACGAGCATTGGGTCGCTGGCGATTGGGCAGGAGGTGGGTGTGACGCCGGTGCAACTGGTGACGATGGTGTCGACGATTGCGAACGGTGGGATGTACCTGCCGCCGCATGTGCTGATGCAGGAGACGGATGAGCAGAAGGGCGATCCGAAGCTGAAGCCAGTGGCGTTTCATCCGGAGACGAGCCTGCCGATGCAACTGCCGGAGGGCGCGCATCGCGTGATCAGCGAGCGGAGCTCTGCGAAGATGCGGATGATGATGCAGGGGATTGTGCAGGAGGGCACGGGCACGCCGGCGCAGCTGAATGGCTATAGCTCGGCGGGCAAGACGGGTACGGCGCAGAAGTTCGACCGGGAGACGCACTCGTACTCGCACACGAAGCTGGTGGCGAGCTTTGCGGGGTTTGCGCCGGTGAACCATCCGGCGATCTCGGTGGCGGTGGTGATCGATACGCCGACGGTGGGAAGTTTGTATGGCACGACGGTGAGCGCGCCGGTGTTTCGCGAGGTGGCGCAGGAGGTGCTGGAGTACCTGGGGGTTCCGCATGACCAGCCGCTGAAGACGCAGCAGCAAATGATGCTGGCGGAGAAGACGACGGATGCGGACGATGTTCCCGATGAGCAGGTGGGGGACCTGACTGCGATGTTCGATGCGGTGAACAGTTTGCCGCCGGATGATCCTCTGCGTCAGCCTGCGAATGCAGCGGCGATGGCGGAGAATGCGCAGATGGATGCGGCGAAGGAACTGGCGAAGGAGAATGCGCCAGCTCCTCAGCATGGATGGTGGACGCTGCCCGACAAGGTGCTGACTGCGTTCCATGCGAACGGCGATACGACGTCGGTGATGCCGGATGCGGGCGAGGGTGCGCCAAAGGTCCAGCCGCCGGAGGTGCGTCCTGCAGTGCAGCAGAACAAGGATGCGGTGCTGGTGGATGCCGGCAAACGCGTGGCTGTGCCTGATTTCACAGGGCAGGCGCTGCGCGATGTGGTGGAGAACTCGGAGCGCGCAGGGCTGCATGTGCAGACGGTGGGGAGTGGTGTCGCGCATGACCAGGCGCCGGTGGCGGGGACGATGGTGCCGCTGGGAACGGCGGTGGTGGTGCGGTTTACGCGGTAA